A single region of the Aeromicrobium chenweiae genome encodes:
- a CDS encoding nitrate reductase subunit alpha: MSRGSKSAGPDGPASQALLAAGRFFTKWDGTDDGRAVFREGGRAGDVFYRDRWSHDKVVRSTHGVNCTGSCSWKVYVKDGIITWETQQTDYPSVGPDSPEYEPRGCPRGAAFSWYTYSPTRVRYPYVRGVLLEMYREAKERLGDPVLAWADVTGDPERRRRYQQARGKGGLVRATWDEAIEITAAAHVNTIKTYGPDRCSGFSPIPAMSMVSHCVGTRFIQLIGGVMTSFYDWYADLPVASPQVFGDQTDVPESGDWWDSTYLMMWGSNVPVTRTPDAHWMTEVRYRGTKVVAVSPDYADNTKFADEWMPAQAGTDAALGMAMGHVVLREHFVERRTPFFADYVRAYSDLPFLIRLEEHADGAMVPGKFLMASDLGGTAQEDAAKTVLLDQDTGEPVVPNGSLGFRYAESGKGRWNLDLEGVTPALSMLDLAGDVVPTEVLLPAFVAPDGSGSVLRRGVPARKVAGQLVTTVLDLMLAQYGVGRDVDGQPLPGEWATGYDDVSTPYTPAWQAEITKVPAEQCIRVAREFAANAEESGGRSMIIMGAGICQWFHGDATYRSILALLMLTGCQGRNGGGWAHYVGQEKCRPVTGWMSLANALDWSRPPRTMTGTSFWYMHTGQWRNDGYSADSLASPLAAGHLAGKHTADTIAQSARLGWMPFYPQFGANPLDVADAAETAVAEGRAADPGSYVAQSLHDGSLQTAIEDVDAPKNWPRTLVLWRSNLLGSSAKGNEYFLKHLLGTHSNVRGVDGAGGENPEVPRPDEVAWHDEAPEGKLDLLVSADFRMTSTTLLSDVVLPAATWYEKYDLSSTDMHPFVHAFTPAIDPPWQARSDFDIFHLLAKRFSAMARTHLGVRKDLVSVPLQHDTPGEAAQPGGRVEDWRTTGLPGVPGRTMPVFSVVERDYTAIADKLATIGPLADSLGFTVKNVTYRLEEQTERLAATNGVMLGGAGDGRPALDTDVKMAEAILTLSGTTNGELAAQGFRTLEERVGKPLADLAAGSEEKHITFAETQQHPVPVITSPEWSGSETGGRRYAPFTVNIERLKPFHTLTGRMHFYLDHDWMIDLGEALPIYRPPLDMHRLFGEPRLGPDGSTQVTVRYLTPHSKWSIHSEYQDNLLMLSLSRGGPTVWMSGADAAAIGVADNDWVECVNANGVLVARAIVTHRMPEGVVYVYHAQERTIDVPKSEATGRRGGIHNSVTRLLVKPTHLIGGYAQLSYAFNYLGPTGNQRDMVATVRRRSQDVRY; this comes from the coding sequence CGTCAACTGCACGGGCTCGTGCTCGTGGAAGGTCTACGTCAAGGACGGGATCATCACCTGGGAGACGCAGCAGACGGACTACCCCTCGGTCGGCCCGGACAGCCCCGAGTACGAGCCCCGCGGGTGCCCGCGAGGAGCCGCGTTCTCCTGGTACACCTACTCGCCGACGCGGGTCCGCTATCCGTACGTCCGCGGCGTCCTGCTCGAGATGTACCGCGAGGCCAAGGAACGCCTCGGCGACCCGGTGCTCGCCTGGGCGGACGTGACCGGGGACCCCGAGCGGCGACGCCGCTACCAGCAGGCCCGCGGCAAGGGCGGTCTCGTGCGGGCGACGTGGGACGAGGCGATCGAGATCACCGCCGCCGCGCACGTGAACACGATCAAGACCTATGGACCGGACCGGTGCTCGGGATTCTCGCCGATCCCGGCGATGTCGATGGTCTCCCACTGCGTGGGCACCCGGTTCATCCAGCTCATCGGTGGCGTCATGACGTCGTTCTACGACTGGTACGCCGATCTGCCGGTCGCCAGCCCACAGGTCTTCGGGGACCAGACGGACGTCCCGGAGTCGGGGGACTGGTGGGACTCGACGTACCTGATGATGTGGGGCTCCAACGTCCCGGTGACCCGGACGCCGGACGCGCACTGGATGACCGAGGTGCGCTATCGCGGCACGAAGGTCGTGGCCGTCAGCCCGGACTACGCCGACAACACCAAGTTCGCCGACGAGTGGATGCCGGCACAGGCGGGCACCGACGCGGCACTCGGCATGGCGATGGGGCACGTGGTCCTGCGCGAGCACTTCGTGGAGCGCCGCACCCCGTTCTTCGCCGACTACGTGCGGGCCTACTCGGACCTGCCGTTCCTCATCCGCCTGGAGGAGCATGCCGACGGTGCCATGGTGCCGGGCAAGTTCCTCATGGCGTCCGACCTCGGCGGGACCGCCCAGGAGGACGCCGCCAAGACGGTCCTGCTGGACCAGGACACCGGGGAGCCCGTGGTCCCGAACGGCTCGCTGGGGTTCCGGTACGCCGAGTCAGGCAAGGGCCGCTGGAACCTGGACCTCGAGGGGGTGACGCCGGCGCTGTCCATGCTCGACCTGGCCGGTGACGTCGTGCCGACGGAGGTGCTCCTGCCGGCGTTCGTCGCGCCGGACGGCTCGGGCTCGGTGCTGCGTCGGGGCGTCCCGGCACGGAAGGTCGCGGGGCAGCTGGTGACCACGGTGCTCGACCTGATGCTCGCCCAGTACGGGGTGGGCCGAGACGTCGACGGGCAGCCGCTGCCGGGGGAGTGGGCCACGGGGTACGACGACGTGTCCACGCCGTACACCCCGGCGTGGCAGGCGGAGATCACCAAGGTCCCGGCCGAGCAGTGCATCCGGGTCGCCCGCGAGTTCGCCGCCAACGCCGAGGAGTCCGGCGGCCGCTCGATGATCATCATGGGCGCCGGCATCTGCCAGTGGTTCCACGGCGACGCGACGTACCGGTCGATCCTGGCGCTGCTGATGCTGACCGGGTGCCAGGGCCGCAACGGCGGCGGGTGGGCGCACTACGTGGGCCAGGAGAAGTGTCGTCCGGTCACCGGCTGGATGTCGCTCGCCAACGCGCTGGACTGGTCGCGGCCGCCACGCACCATGACCGGGACGTCGTTCTGGTACATGCACACCGGTCAGTGGCGCAACGACGGCTACTCCGCGGACTCGCTGGCGTCTCCGCTGGCCGCCGGGCACCTGGCCGGCAAGCACACCGCCGACACGATCGCGCAGTCCGCCCGGCTCGGGTGGATGCCGTTCTACCCGCAGTTCGGCGCGAACCCCCTCGACGTGGCCGATGCGGCCGAGACCGCGGTGGCCGAGGGACGAGCCGCCGACCCCGGGTCGTACGTCGCCCAGTCGCTGCACGACGGCAGCCTGCAGACGGCCATCGAGGACGTCGACGCCCCGAAGAACTGGCCGCGGACGCTCGTGCTGTGGCGCTCCAACCTCCTCGGCTCGTCCGCCAAGGGCAACGAGTACTTCCTCAAGCACCTGCTCGGCACGCACTCGAACGTGCGCGGGGTCGACGGCGCCGGCGGCGAGAACCCCGAGGTGCCCCGGCCCGACGAGGTCGCGTGGCACGACGAGGCGCCCGAGGGAAAGCTGGACCTGCTGGTCTCCGCGGACTTCCGCATGACCTCCACGACGCTGCTGTCGGACGTCGTGCTCCCGGCCGCCACCTGGTACGAGAAGTACGACCTGTCGTCGACCGACATGCACCCGTTCGTACACGCGTTCACGCCGGCGATCGACCCGCCCTGGCAGGCCAGGAGCGACTTCGACATCTTCCACCTGCTGGCGAAGCGCTTCTCCGCCATGGCGCGGACGCACCTCGGCGTGCGCAAGGACCTGGTCAGCGTCCCGCTCCAGCACGACACCCCGGGCGAGGCGGCGCAGCCGGGCGGTCGGGTCGAGGACTGGCGGACGACCGGGCTACCGGGCGTGCCCGGGCGGACGATGCCGGTGTTCTCGGTGGTGGAGCGCGACTACACGGCCATCGCGGACAAGCTGGCCACGATCGGACCGCTGGCCGACTCGTTGGGCTTCACGGTCAAGAACGTGACGTACCGGCTCGAGGAGCAGACCGAGCGCCTGGCCGCGACCAACGGGGTGATGCTCGGGGGTGCCGGCGACGGACGACCGGCCCTCGACACCGACGTCAAGATGGCCGAGGCGATCCTGACCCTGTCGGGCACGACCAACGGCGAGCTGGCCGCCCAGGGCTTCCGGACGCTCGAGGAACGCGTCGGCAAGCCGCTCGCCGACCTGGCGGCGGGCTCGGAGGAGAAGCACATCACCTTCGCCGAGACGCAGCAGCATCCCGTGCCGGTGATCACCTCGCCGGAGTGGTCCGGCTCGGAGACCGGCGGGCGGCGGTACGCACCGTTCACGGTGAACATCGAGCGGCTCAAGCCGTTCCACACCCTGACCGGCCGCATGCATTTCTACCTCGACCACGACTGGATGATCGACCTCGGCGAGGCGCTGCCGATCTACCGGCCGCCGCTGGACATGCACCGGCTCTTCGGGGAGCCGCGCCTCGGGCCGGACGGCTCCACGCAGGTGACGGTGCGCTACCTGACGCCGCACTCGAAGTGGTCGATCCACTCCGAGTACCAGGACAACCTGCTCATGCTGTCGCTGTCGCGCGGGGGGCCGACGGTCTGGATGAGCGGCGCCGACGCGGCCGCGATCGGGGTGGCCGACAACGACTGGGTCGAGTGCGTCAACGCCAACGGCGTCCTGGTCGCCCGGGCGATCGTGACGCACCGGATGCCCGAGGGCGTCGTGTACGTCTATCACGCCCAGGAGCGCACGATCGACGTCCCGAAGTCCGAGGCGACCGGTCGGCGCGGCGGCATCCACAACTCGGTGACCCGGCTGCTCGTGAAGCCCACCCACCTGATCGGCGGCTATGCGCAGCTGTCGTACGCCTTCAACTATCTCGGCCCCACCGGCAACCAGCGCGACATGGTCGCGACGGTGCGCCGCCGTTCCCAGGACGTGAGGTACTGA